One window of Pseudomonas sp. FP198 genomic DNA carries:
- a CDS encoding FAD-binding oxidoreductase — MALSPEFIQSIEHVVGAAGVVRDPALMASYLTDWRNAYQGQAALVVRPATTEEVAAVVRLCHDARVALVPQGGNTGLCGGSIPDASGSQVVLSLTRMKRIREVDLANETITVEAGVILQQLQEAASQAGRLFPLSLGAEGSCTVGGNLATNAGGTAVLRYGNMRELTLGLEVVLPDGRIWNGLRGLRKDNTGYDLKHLFIGSEGTLGIITAAVLKLFPATCSTATAWVALPSPQAAVDLIGHVRSMCADRLTGFEMMSRQSLDFVLDHVAGCSDPLETKHPWYALIELRDTVPDAPLTLLLENGLAHAFEQGWVIDAVLASSQAQAAALWALREGISEAQNHEGPSLKHDISVPVSRIPEFIERTDKALQQDFPGVRIVSYGHMGDGNLHYNISKPLGDADASFKAREQAIMQVIYRMTSAFNGSISAEHGLGQAKPQAAAQFKDPLEIELMRAIKHTLDPAGLMNPGKVFTAWLE, encoded by the coding sequence ATGGCGTTGAGCCCTGAGTTTATCCAGAGCATCGAGCACGTCGTGGGCGCTGCGGGCGTGGTACGGGATCCGGCGCTTATGGCCAGCTATCTGACAGACTGGCGTAACGCCTATCAAGGCCAGGCCGCGCTCGTGGTCAGGCCCGCGACCACTGAGGAGGTCGCAGCAGTGGTGCGGCTTTGCCACGACGCCAGGGTGGCGCTGGTGCCCCAGGGCGGCAATACCGGTTTGTGCGGTGGCTCGATTCCGGATGCTTCCGGCAGCCAAGTGGTGTTGTCTTTGACCCGGATGAAGCGTATCCGTGAAGTCGACCTCGCCAATGAAACCATCACGGTCGAGGCCGGCGTGATCCTGCAGCAACTCCAGGAGGCCGCCAGCCAGGCGGGGCGCCTGTTCCCGCTATCGCTCGGGGCGGAGGGCAGTTGCACGGTGGGTGGCAATCTGGCGACCAACGCTGGCGGCACGGCGGTGCTGCGCTACGGCAACATGCGTGAGCTGACGCTCGGGCTTGAGGTGGTATTGCCGGACGGACGAATCTGGAACGGTTTGCGGGGGTTGCGCAAGGACAATACCGGTTACGATCTCAAGCATCTGTTCATCGGCTCGGAAGGCACGCTGGGCATCATCACTGCGGCGGTGCTGAAACTGTTTCCGGCAACCTGCAGCACGGCGACAGCCTGGGTTGCGCTGCCTTCGCCGCAAGCGGCGGTGGATTTGATCGGCCATGTCCGCAGTATGTGCGCCGATCGCCTGACGGGCTTCGAGATGATGTCGCGCCAGAGCCTGGATTTCGTCCTGGACCATGTGGCGGGTTGCAGCGATCCGCTGGAGACGAAACATCCCTGGTACGCGTTGATTGAATTGCGCGACACGGTGCCCGATGCGCCTTTGACGCTGCTGCTCGAAAACGGTCTGGCCCATGCCTTCGAGCAAGGTTGGGTCATTGATGCGGTATTGGCCAGCAGCCAGGCGCAGGCCGCCGCGCTGTGGGCGCTTCGTGAAGGAATTTCCGAGGCGCAGAATCACGAAGGCCCCAGCCTCAAGCATGACATCAGCGTGCCCGTGAGTCGCATACCGGAATTCATCGAGCGCACCGACAAAGCCCTGCAACAGGACTTTCCAGGGGTGCGCATCGTTTCTTATGGCCACATGGGGGACGGCAATCTGCACTACAACATCAGCAAACCGCTCGGCGATGCGGACGCTTCGTTCAAGGCCCGAGAGCAAGCGATCATGCAGGTTATCTACCGGATGACCAGTGCCTTCAATGGCAGCATCAGCGCCGAGCATGGCCTTGGGCAAGCCAAACCCCAGGCTGCGGCCCAGTTCAAGGACCCACTGGAGATCGAGTTGATGCGGGCCATTAAACATACTCTGGATCCGGCGGGTCTGATGAACCCTGGCAAGGTCTTTACTGCCTGGCTGGAGTGA